One part of the Vogesella sp. LIG4 genome encodes these proteins:
- a CDS encoding carbohydrate ABC transporter permease, with protein MSASANQGLRALADRWLPKLVLSPTLAASLVFVYGFIAWTGWLSFTESRMMPRFEWAGLVQYQALFDNDRWWTAAANLGIFGSLFILFCLIVGLLMAVLLDQKIRAEGALRTIYLYPMALSFIVTGTAWKWMLNPDMGLQKVVNDLGYTSFTFDWLVNSDMSIYTVVIAGVWQSSGFVMALFLAGLRGIDDSIIKAAQVDGASLPTIYRRILIPSLRPVFFSVLLILSHIAIKSFDLVMALTGGGPGTSSDVPAIFMYQFAFTRGQLGLGASSAMMMLFTIVAVLVPLMYMETRSAKRV; from the coding sequence ATGTCCGCCTCTGCTAATCAAGGCCTGCGCGCGCTGGCCGACCGCTGGCTGCCCAAGCTGGTGCTGTCGCCGACGCTGGCTGCCAGCCTGGTCTTCGTCTACGGCTTCATCGCCTGGACCGGCTGGCTCTCCTTTACCGAATCGCGCATGATGCCCCGCTTCGAATGGGCCGGGCTGGTGCAATACCAGGCGCTGTTCGACAACGACCGCTGGTGGACCGCTGCGGCCAACCTCGGCATCTTCGGCAGCCTGTTCATTTTGTTCTGCCTGATCGTCGGCCTGCTGATGGCGGTGCTGCTGGATCAGAAAATCCGCGCCGAAGGCGCACTGCGCACCATCTACCTGTACCCGATGGCGCTGTCCTTCATCGTGACCGGCACTGCCTGGAAGTGGATGCTGAACCCGGACATGGGTCTGCAGAAGGTGGTGAACGATCTGGGCTATACCAGCTTCACCTTCGACTGGCTGGTGAACTCCGACATGTCCATCTACACCGTGGTGATTGCCGGTGTGTGGCAAAGCTCCGGCTTCGTGATGGCGCTGTTCCTGGCCGGCCTGCGCGGCATCGACGACTCCATCATCAAGGCCGCCCAGGTGGATGGCGCCAGCCTGCCCACCATCTACCGCCGCATCCTGATTCCCAGCTTGCGCCCGGTGTTCTTCAGCGTGCTGCTGATCCTGTCGCACATCGCCATCAAGAGCTTCGACCTGGTGATGGCGCTGACCGGCGGCGGCCCGGGCACCTCGTCCGACGTGCCGGCCATCTTCATGTACCAGTTCGCCTTTACCCGCGGCCAGCTTGGCCTGGGGGCGTCCTCCGCCATGATGATGCTGTTCACCATCGTGGCGGTGCTGGTGCCGCTGATGTACATGGAAACAAGGAGTGCCAAACGTGTTTAA
- a CDS encoding ABC transporter substrate-binding protein, with the protein MEMKRLTVAVLAATLLPATAMAGDVEVLHWWTSGGEAKSVAELKKMMTAKGDTWKDFAVAGGGGDNAMTALKTRVVSGNPPTAAQIKGPAIQEWGAEGVLADIDSVAKAGNWDKQLPKVVSNVMKYKGKYVAVPVNVHRVNWLWVNPEAFKKAGATVPKTWPEFFAAADKLQKAGIQPIAHGGQPWQDATLFESVALGVGGADYYSKAFVKLDKATVGGATTLKVFETLAKVKTYIDKGAAGRDWNLATAMVINGKAGMQFMGDWAKGEFTAAGKVPGKDFLCVDAPGTQNAFTFNIDSLAMFQQKSPAAVKAQADLANTVMSKEFQEVFNLNKGSIPARLDTPLTKFDDCAKKSNFDMNAAAKSNKLVPSFAHKMAMPSATEGAMVDVISQFMNSSMTPKQATERLAKASAVR; encoded by the coding sequence ATGGAAATGAAGCGTCTGACCGTGGCCGTACTGGCCGCAACCCTGCTGCCGGCAACCGCGATGGCGGGTGATGTGGAAGTACTGCACTGGTGGACCTCCGGCGGCGAAGCCAAGTCCGTTGCCGAACTGAAAAAAATGATGACTGCCAAGGGCGATACCTGGAAGGACTTCGCCGTGGCCGGCGGTGGCGGCGACAACGCCATGACCGCCCTGAAAACCCGCGTGGTATCCGGCAACCCGCCGACCGCCGCCCAGATCAAGGGCCCGGCGATCCAGGAATGGGGCGCCGAAGGCGTGCTGGCCGACATCGATTCCGTTGCCAAGGCCGGCAACTGGGACAAGCAGCTGCCCAAAGTGGTCAGCAACGTGATGAAGTACAAGGGCAAGTACGTGGCCGTGCCGGTGAACGTGCACCGCGTGAACTGGCTGTGGGTGAACCCGGAAGCCTTCAAGAAGGCCGGCGCCACCGTGCCGAAAACCTGGCCGGAATTCTTTGCTGCTGCCGACAAGCTGCAGAAGGCCGGCATCCAGCCTATCGCCCACGGCGGCCAGCCGTGGCAGGACGCCACCCTGTTTGAATCCGTTGCGCTGGGCGTGGGCGGTGCCGACTACTACAGCAAGGCCTTCGTGAAGCTGGACAAGGCCACCGTTGGCGGCGCCACCACCCTGAAAGTGTTCGAGACCCTGGCCAAGGTGAAAACCTACATCGACAAGGGCGCCGCTGGCCGCGACTGGAACCTGGCTACCGCCATGGTGATCAACGGCAAGGCCGGCATGCAGTTCATGGGTGACTGGGCCAAGGGCGAATTCACCGCCGCCGGCAAGGTACCGGGCAAGGACTTCCTGTGTGTAGACGCACCGGGCACCCAGAACGCCTTCACCTTCAACATCGATTCGCTGGCCATGTTCCAGCAGAAGTCGCCGGCAGCGGTGAAGGCCCAGGCCGACCTGGCCAACACCGTGATGAGCAAGGAATTCCAGGAAGTGTTCAACCTGAACAAGGGCTCCATCCCGGCCCGCCTGGATACCCCGCTGACCAAGTTCGACGACTGCGCCAAGAAGTCCAACTTCGACATGAACGCCGCCGCCAAGAGCAACAAGCTGGTGCCGAGCTTCGCGCACAAGATGGCCATGCCGTCCGCGACCGAAGGCGCCATGGTGGACGTGATCTCGCAGTTCATGAACTCCAGCATGACACCGAAGCAGGCGACCGAGCGTCTGGCCAAGGCCAGCGCCGTACGCTGA